A DNA window from Camelina sativa cultivar DH55 chromosome 17, Cs, whole genome shotgun sequence contains the following coding sequences:
- the LOC104756589 gene encoding UDP-glycosyltransferase 85A1, whose translation MGSHVALNAQKPHVVCVPYPAQGHINPMMKVAKLLHARGFHVTFVNTVYNHNRFLRSHGSIALDGLHSFRFESIPDGLPETDMDTTQDITALCESTMKNCLVPFQELLQRINAGDDAPPVSCILSDGVMSFTLDAAEELGVPEVLFWTTSGCAFLSYLHFYLFIEKGITPLKDESYLTKEHLDTVIDFIPTMTNLKLKDIPSFVRTTDPDDFMLKFAIRETERSKRASAIILNTFDDLEHGVIQAMQSLLPPVYAVGPLHLLANREIEEGSEVGMMNSNLWKEEMECLEWLDTKPQNSVIYINFGSITVLSPKQFVEFAWGLAGSGKEFLWVIRPDLVTGEEAMVPPEFLTETADRRLLASWCPQEKVLSHPAVGGFLTHCGWNSILESLSCGVPMVC comes from the exons atgggGTCTCATGTCGCTCTTAACGCACAAAAACCACACGTAGTTTGCGTTCCCTATCCGGCTCAAGGCCACATCAACCCTATGATGAAAGTGGCTAAACTCCTCCACGCCAGAGGCTTCCACGTCACCTTCGTCAACACCGTATACAACCATAACCGTTTCCTCCGTTCTCATGGGTCTATTGCCCTCGACGGACTCCATTCGTTCCGGTTTGAGTCCATTCCTGACGGTCTACCGGAGACCGATATGGACACCACGCAGGACATAACAGCCCTTTGCGAGTCCACAATGAAGAACTGTCTCGTTCCGTTCCAGGAGCTTCTTCAACGGATCAATGCCGGAGATGATGCTCCCCCCGTGAGCTGTATTCTATCCGACGGTGTTATGAGCTTTACGCTTGATGCTGCGGAGGAGCTTGGAGTCCCGGAGGTTCTTTTTTGGACAACCAGTGGTTGTGCGTTCTTGAGTTATCTACACTTTTATCTCTTCATTGAGAAGGGTATAACTCCGCTAAAAG ATGAGAGTTACTTGACGAAGGAGCACTTAGACACGGTTATAGATTTTATACCGACTATGACGAATCTAAAACTAAAGGATATACCTAGCTTCGTACGAACCACAGATCCTGATGATTTTATGCTCAAATTCGCCATCCGGGAGACCGAGCGATCCAAACGTGCTTCTGCTATCATTCTAAACACATTTGATGACCTTGAGCATGGCGTTATCCAGGCTATGCAATCTCTTTTACCGCCGGTTTATGCAGTTGGACCGCTTCACCTCTTAGCAAACCGGGAGATTGAAGAAGGTAGTGAGGTTGGAATgatgaattcaaatttatggAAAGAGGAGATGGAGTGTTTGGAATGGCTTGATACAAAGCCTCAAAACAGTGTCATTTATATTAACTTTGGGAGCATAACGGTTTTGAGTCCGAAGCAGTTCGTGGAGTTTGCTTGGGGTTTGGCGGGAAGCGGGAAAGAGTTTTTATGGGTGATCCGGCCGGATTTAGTAACCGGAGAGGAGGCGATGGTTCCACCGGAGTTTTTAACTGAGACCGCAGACCGGAGATTGTTAGCGAGTTGGTGTCCTCAAGAGAAAGTTCTTTCCCATCCAGCGGTTGGAGGGTTCTTGACGCATTGCGGGTGGAACTCGATATTGGAAAGTCTTTCATGTGGAGTTCCTATGGTGTGTTGA